GAGATTTTTATATCTCGTATTTTCGTCTGTTTTTATCAGAATTTATTGCCGGAAAACTCCCAATTTCCGGACGAGTTTCTACCTATAATAATGCTGATCAAAAAACGGAGCTTGCATCCGGTCATCCAGACTGTTTGCAGACTCCGCTTTTTAAATTGGTGCTATTTCTTCACAATCCGGATCTGAATTGCTTCAATTCCTTTCCGGAATCCGACAGAACCAGATGCGAATCCGGCAGCTACCCAACCAGTCCAACCAACAGTCTGGATGTGAGTCCGGTACTGGAGCTCATAGCCTTCCGGCAGTCCCTCGATTTCTAGGCTGATTGCTTCCAGGCGCTTGCTCTGCCCCTTGGATCCGATCATGGTTTCTTTAGTGATATAACCAAGATCTACCCAACCGGTTCCCTGAATATGGCATTTACCTTTCAGTCTTAAGTCCACTCCCAGCTTTCGAGCAGCTTCTTCCAGGCTGATCCAGAGCGCTTCAAGTCGTTTACCGAATCCGGTCGTGCCTGCAGTCTGGCCGTCTCGTACCTCTGGACAGTCTCCAATGGTCTGACAGTGAGCTCTGTATTTGACGCCCATGTCGTTGATCGGATCTCCGGGAATCTGCCTTGGTCCATTCCCAGTAGATGAACCACCACCAAGGATTTCGCTTGGAAAGTCACGGTACACTTCGTTCATGTCTACCCGGCCGTTAATGCCTGGAACGCTTCCGGAACTGCTATACTGCCACATGTCATAGGATCCGGATATACCTACCGGTTTCTGGCTGCTATACCGTGCAACCCACTTGGTGAAACGATCCAGTCTGTTCCCGATATATTTCTGGTACCAATACTGGCCGGAATAGATGCCGCACCAGTAACCGGCTGCCTCGACAATATCCCCGAAGACGATTCCGTTCTGGACTGCCACGGATTCTGTGCCACGCTGCTCCAAATCGTAATAGATCGGATAGGACATCTTGCCTTTATACGGAGCAACCAGTCTGAGGGCATGCGCCGCCTCGCTCTTAGCCTGTGCGGTATTTTTAGCGTAGGAATAGATATACACGCCCCAAGGGATTCCCAAACGTGTACACTCGTCTGCGTTTCTCTTAAACTGCTTATCGTCCTGGGATGCGATATTGTCTCCGTATCCGCATCGGATAATTGCACCCTGAATTCCGGCCGCTTTGACCTTGTTCCAGTCGATCACACCATTGTGATAACTCACGTCTGCGATTAATTTACTCAAACCAACCGCCCTCCTTCAACTCTGCTTTCTTCTGTTCGATCTCTTCCGCATACTCTGTCTCGAATTTCTGAGCCTCTTCCAGAGTCATTTCCTCCAGTTCTGCTACATGCTCGGCAGAATATCCGTAAGCGAAACTCTTTACGATTTCCTGAATTGTCTGCTCTGTCATTTTTATTCTCCTTTCCGTGCGACGTCGCACATAAAAAGAGAGCCAACATTTGGCTCTCTAAAAAATGATTGATATTTACTAATATATGCCATATAATACAAGTAGAAAGAGCAATCGCCCACAAGGTGGGTTGACCTCGAATTATATGGTATATAGAATCACCACTCCTTCGCTCGCCAAAGTTCCGGGGTGGTTTTTCTATGC
This window of the Mediterraneibacter butyricigenes genome carries:
- a CDS encoding GH25 family lysozyme — encoded protein: MSKLIADVSYHNGVIDWNKVKAAGIQGAIIRCGYGDNIASQDDKQFKRNADECTRLGIPWGVYIYSYAKNTAQAKSEAAHALRLVAPYKGKMSYPIYYDLEQRGTESVAVQNGIVFGDIVEAAGYWCGIYSGQYWYQKYIGNRLDRFTKWVARYSSQKPVGISGSYDMWQYSSSGSVPGINGRVDMNEVYRDFPSEILGGGSSTGNGPRQIPGDPINDMGVKYRAHCQTIGDCPEVRDGQTAGTTGFGKRLEALWISLEEAARKLGVDLRLKGKCHIQGTGWVDLGYITKETMIGSKGQSKRLEAISLEIEGLPEGYELQYRTHIQTVGWTGWVAAGFASGSVGFRKGIEAIQIRIVKK